In Carya illinoinensis cultivar Pawnee chromosome 7, C.illinoinensisPawnee_v1, whole genome shotgun sequence, the following are encoded in one genomic region:
- the LOC122316205 gene encoding receptor-like protein kinase FERONIA, whose product MWNSFPLPPFTPLYLVFFFLLHHLICTVSVESSSPYTSIDQILLNCGSFGNSTALDGRTWIGDANSKFLPLEQSLNNHASLTLIAARQSPTAAQVPFATARISLSTFTYDFPVTAGQKFIRLYFYPASYSDFDRSKALFSVRAGPFTLLSNFNASLTADADGDSGDTIFREYCVNIEEDQRLNITFTPSPTVSDSYAFINGIEIVSMPPNLYYTRAEDQGFSFIGQHNLYSIKNSTALETVYRFNVGGRSISPTEDTGMFRGWSQDDKYLKEYNVLFLPFNDTINLSFATVPAYAAPEYVYRTARTLGNDTDINLSYNLTWEFPVDSGFYYFIRLHFCEFQPEIVQPSDRRFRIFIANQTAEKDADVILWSGGNGVPVYKDYAVPIFTKERDKKVNLYIAIGAEPRRWMTSYQDAIMNGIEIFKISDSSNGNLAGPNPDPILVTPPTIEPPKQSTNSKNSRRTTIFVAAGGVTGLIMASILGFLIFRTGKKEKNLSCSTDWTTWRGPFSLSTTKSTKTCRSSLWVALSRPIYYAAESQIQDIQDGEESQGLRPY is encoded by the coding sequence ATGTGGAATTCCTTCCCCCTACCTCCTTTTACACCTCTCTaccttgtcttcttcttcttgctgCACCACCTTATCTGCACGGTCTCCGTTGAATCGTCGTCTCCTTACACATCCATCGACCAAATTCTCCTCAATTGTGGCTCCTTTGGCAATTCAACTGCCTTAGATGGTCGGACCTGGATTGGAGACGCTAATTCAAAATTCCTCCCTCTTGAACAATCGCTGAACAACCACGCATCTCTGACTCTTATCGCAGCTAGACAGTCCCCCACTGCTGCCCAAGTGCCCTTTGCCACAGCTCGCATCTCTCTCTCCACGTTCACCTACGATTTCCCCGTCACCGCAGGACAAAAGTTCATTCGACTATACTTTTACCCAGCTTCGTACTCCGACTTTGATCGCTCTAAAGCCCTCTTCTCCGTCAGAGCTGGTCCTTTTACTCTTCTTAGCAACTTCAACGCTTCACTCACGGCAGATGCTGATGGGGATTCCGGCGATACCATATTCAGAGAATACTGTGTCAACATTGAGGAGGATCAGAGGTTGAACATAACCTTCACTCCATCTCCGACCGTTTCTGATTCCTATGCTTTTATCAACGGGATTGAAATCGTATCGATGCCTCCAAATCTCTATTACACTCGGGCGGAGGATCAAGGTTTTTCTTTTATCGGCCAGCACAACCTGTACAGCATCAAGAACAGCACTGCTCTCGAGACAGTATACAGATTCAATGTTGGAGGGCGCTCCATCTCACCCACTGAAGACACCGGAATGTTTCGGGGTTGGAGCCAGGATGACAAGTACTTGAAAGAATATAACGTACTTTTTCTACCTTTCAACGACACCATCAATCTAAGCTTTGCCACAGTACCTGCGTACGCTGCACCGGAATATGTCTATCGGACTGCCCGAACTCTGGGGAACGACACGGATATCAACTTGAGCTACAATCTAACTTGGGAATTCCCCGTTGATtctggattttattatttcataagGCTACACTTTTGCGAGTTTCAGCCAGAGATTGTCCAGCCGTCCGACAGAAGGTTCCGTATTTTCATAGCAAATCAAACCGCTGAGAAAGATGCCGACGTGATTCTCTGGAGTGGTGGAAATGGTGTGCCCGTATATAAAGACTACGCCGTTCCGATATTCACTAAAGAAAGAGACAAGAAGGTGAACCTCTACATTGCTATAGGAGCAGAACCGCGGAGGTGGATGACTTCTTACCAAGATGCAATCATGAACGGCATCGAAATCTTCAAAATAAGCGACTCTTCCAACGGCAATCTCGCCGGACCCAACCCCGACCCAATTCTGGTGACCCCTCCGACGATTGAGCCACCAAAACAATCGACGAACTCAAAGAACAGTAGAAGAACAACCATTTTCGTTGCTGCTGGTGGAGTAACCGGATTAATTATGGCTTCGATTCTCGGGTTCTTGATTTTCCGGACGGGTAAGAAGGAGAAGAATTTGTCGTGCTCCACCGACTGGACAACTTGGAGGGGTCCGTTTTCGCTCTCGACGACCAAGTCAACAAAGACTTGTAGATCGTCTCTGTGGGTAGCTCTGAGTCGTCCGATTTATTATGCCGCGGAATCCCAAATTCAGGACATTCAAGATGGAGAAGAGAGTCAAGGACTCCGACCCTActga